The Bradyrhizobium sp. CCGB01 genome segment GTGAAGGACTGGCTGGTCAACTACAAGAAGATGTTCAACTCCGACGCCAACACGCAGGCGATCATCGGCTACAACGCGATGATGACCTTCGCCTTCTATGCCGCCAAGGCGGGCAAGGATCTGACCGGACAGAAGATGCTGGACTCGCTCGAGTCGGGCGAGAAATTCCTCGACATCTTCAACTCGCCCCCGACGAAGTTCTCCAAGACCGACCACCTCGCCAACACCATCACCCAGGTGCAGCAGGTCAAGGGCGGCCGCTGGGTGCTGGTGAAGGACAATCTGATGTTTTGATGGAAGGGCGGCCCTCGCGGCGCGTACGGTGCACCCTCTCCCCTTGTGGGAGAGGGTGGATCGCCGCGGAGCGGCGAGCCGGGTGAGGGGTCTCTGTCCTCACGAGGAGTGTTGCGAGTGGAGAGAACCCCTCATCCGGCGCCATAGCCGAAGCCTTGCTTCGGCGTTCCTAAGAACGGCGGCCGAAGGCCGCCTAAGCCACCTTCTCCCACAAGGGGAGAAGGAAGAAAGAGAGAGTTGGGTAAGCGCTCCTACGATCCCCCGCCCGCGGTGCCCGAATTCACCGGCGCCAATTCGTCCTCCCGGCAACGCCAGCCGTCGGCGGCTTTGACGAACGCAAAGGTCCGCTGGATCCTCAGCCGGCGCGTCACGTTGAAGGCCTCGCCGGATCGCTCCCTGTTGCCGGCCCCCGGTTGCGGGCGGCCGGTCCTGGGGTCCCAGCAGGTGCCGGTGCAGGTGGAGGCGACCTTGCTGCACGTGGTGAAGGGCGCCAGCACCACCATCTCGATCTCGCCTGTGACCTGCGCCTCCTGGTCGGTCACCTGGCTGTCGAGCGCGTAGACGCGGTTGATGCGGAGGAAATTGCCGCACGAATTGGCGGCGTGAATCCGCGCAGCGCAGAAGTCGACGGCGTCGGTGTCGGGGATGCGGGCCGCGACCTGCCGGCCGAACACCTTCTTCGGATCGCCTTTGGCAGCAACGATCTGCTCAGTTCTATGCTTGAGATAATCGGCGAGACACTCTTCCGCGGAGCCAAGCTCGGCGAGCGGCACGTTCTCCTTGCCGACGAGATTGCATTTGCGATCGCGCTCTCTTGTCCACCTTCCGTATTCGGCGAAGGCAAAGCGTGCCGCGGTCGGGTCCAGCCTGCCGATCAGGCCGAGCACCTGG includes the following:
- a CDS encoding lysozyme inhibitor LprI family protein; the protein is MRFIVLSVLALLVMPAAPGFAQSSPSDRSIADRLPLFASNNCQQIRDPGNQLFCGDAELSAAAEKLGTAIEARLARLPDRLPGIEENAIWIRQRNLGCGIVGQTAIRTDDFDRVKACLLKVTEERAAIVRDPDFDCLAANTAAGALICADPSLALSETELNSQVLGLIGRLDPTAARFAFAEYGRWTRERDRKCNLVGKENVPLAELGSAEECLADYLKHRTEQIVAAKGDPKKVFGRQVAARIPDTDAVDFCAARIHAANSCGNFLRINRVYALDSQVTDQEAQVTGEIEMVVLAPFTTCSKVASTCTGTCWDPRTGRPQPGAGNRERSGEAFNVTRRLRIQRTFAFVKAADGWRCREDELAPVNSGTAGGGS